One Bartonella kosoyi DNA segment encodes these proteins:
- a CDS encoding ABC transporter ATP-binding protein has protein sequence MDLHFKKTTLGYGNRITIKGFSAKFKAGSLIAITGDNGAGKSTLLKAIAGLIKPLKGKITKPQKSRIAYLAQQCDIDQTFPIDVKTLIKTGLWSFCGLWKNQRPYDSKIQNALEMVGLTALATRSLETLSGGQLQRALFARIIAQDADIILLDEPFNGIDRNTQKDLLALITYWKQQGRTVLTALHDPLVVQEFFPQMIQINQQNAFYGETTQFFDNTIHHVMPPLASNSLCIRTQNHLPPINDSLFLRL, from the coding sequence ATGGATCTGCACTTTAAAAAGACAACATTAGGCTATGGGAATAGAATAACGATCAAGGGCTTTTCAGCAAAGTTCAAAGCGGGTTCCTTGATTGCAATAACGGGTGATAACGGCGCTGGAAAATCAACATTGCTCAAAGCCATCGCTGGATTGATTAAACCTCTTAAGGGGAAAATTACAAAACCCCAAAAAAGCCGTATTGCTTATCTTGCTCAGCAGTGTGATATAGACCAAACATTTCCCATTGATGTGAAAACGCTTATCAAAACAGGATTATGGTCCTTTTGTGGATTATGGAAAAACCAACGCCCTTATGATTCCAAGATTCAGAATGCGCTTGAAATGGTTGGACTCACAGCACTTGCTACTCGTTCACTTGAAACATTATCAGGTGGGCAATTACAACGCGCCCTTTTTGCACGTATCATTGCACAAGATGCCGATATTATCTTGCTTGATGAACCTTTCAATGGTATCGACCGCAATACTCAAAAAGACCTTCTTGCATTGATCACATACTGGAAACAGCAAGGACGCACCGTTCTCACAGCACTCCATGACCCTCTCGTCGTGCAAGAATTTTTTCCTCAAATGATTCAAATTAATCAACAAAATGCCTTTTATGGAGAAACAACACAGTTTTTCGACAACACCATTCACCACGTCATGCCCCCTCTCGCTTCTAACTCTTTGTGTATTCGTACACAAAATCACCTCCCTCCTATTAATGATTCTCTC
- the nrdH gene encoding glutaredoxin-like protein NrdH: MSITIYSKPSCVQCDATRRAFDAKGIHYRVVDISCDEQAYSFVQSLGYRQVPVVVCGENHWSGFRPDMISGLCA; the protein is encoded by the coding sequence ATGTCGATCACTATTTATAGCAAACCATCTTGTGTTCAATGTGATGCTACACGCCGTGCTTTTGATGCAAAGGGCATTCATTATCGTGTTGTTGATATTTCTTGTGATGAACAAGCATACAGTTTTGTTCAATCTCTGGGGTATCGTCAAGTTCCTGTCGTTGTTTGTGGTGAGAATCATTGGTCTGGTTTTAGACCAGATATGATTAGTGGTCTTTGTGCTTAA
- the nrdI gene encoding class Ib ribonucleoside-diphosphate reductase assembly flavoprotein NrdI has product MGLIVYYSSATGNTEHFVSQLGQRLFKIDKRKPSAFVGEPYVLVVPTYADGEGRGAVPKAVIHFLNEAENRKLIRGVIGSGNRNFGRYYSLASKIIAEKCGVPCLYRFELRGTDEDVICVKKGLERFWKQLG; this is encoded by the coding sequence ATGGGGCTTATTGTTTATTATTCGAGTGCAACGGGTAATACAGAACATTTTGTCTCGCAGCTTGGTCAACGACTCTTCAAAATTGATAAAAGAAAGCCCTCTGCATTCGTTGGTGAACCTTATGTATTGGTTGTTCCTACCTATGCAGATGGAGAAGGAAGAGGGGCGGTGCCGAAAGCCGTTATTCATTTTCTTAATGAAGCTGAGAACCGCAAGTTAATTCGTGGTGTTATTGGCAGTGGGAATCGTAATTTTGGTCGCTATTATAGTTTAGCCAGTAAGATCATTGCTGAAAAATGTGGTGTCCCTTGCCTTTACCGTTTTGAGCTGCGTGGCACTGATGAAGACGTTATTTGTGTAAAAAAGGGATTGGAAAGATTTTGGAAACAATTGGGATAG
- the nrdE gene encoding class 1b ribonucleoside-diphosphate reductase subunit alpha, which translates to METIGIEQSQKSDQITDYHALNAMLNLYDENGHIQFDMDRLAARQYFLQHVNQNTVFFHNLKEKIDYLIEEGYYEKALFELYDFSFIKKLFKRAYAFKFRFPTFLGAFKYYTSYTLKTFDGKRYLERYEDRICLVALYLAQGNKALAESFVDEIITGRFQPATPTFLNAGKKQRGELVSCFLLRVEDNMESIGRAVNSALQLSKRGGGVALCLTNLREAGAPIKQIENQSSGVLPVMKLLEDSFSYANQLGARQGAGAVYLHAHHLDIMKFLDTKRENADEKVRIKTLSLGVVIPDITFELARNNEDMYLFSSYDIERVTGKPFSDISLTEHYRSFVDNAKIRKKKISARVFFQTLAEIQFESGYPYILFEDTANRSNPIAGRISMSNLCSEILQVSEASELETDLTYRTIGSDISCNLGSMNIAKAMESPDFGQTVESAIRALTAVSDMSNIACVPSIAKGNAESHAIGLGQMNLHGFLAREQIYYGSPEAIDFTNIYFYIVTYHAIRVSNLIARERQEMFAGFEKSAYADGHFFEKYIEKEWKPQFALVQELFARNNIVIPDQKDWQELKKRVIKYGLYNRNLQAVPPTGSISYINHATSSIHPIASKIEIRKEGKIGRVYYPAPYMDNTNLNFYQDAYEIGPEKIIDTYAAATQHVDQGLSLTLFFPDTATTRDINRAQIYAWKKGIKSIYYVRLRQVALSGTEVDGCVSCSL; encoded by the coding sequence TTGGAAACAATTGGGATAGAACAGTCGCAGAAATCCGATCAGATTACGGATTATCATGCGCTGAATGCAATGCTTAATCTTTATGATGAAAATGGTCATATCCAATTTGATATGGATCGGCTTGCTGCACGGCAATATTTTCTTCAGCATGTTAATCAAAATACAGTTTTTTTTCATAATCTGAAGGAAAAAATAGATTACTTAATAGAGGAAGGTTATTATGAAAAAGCTTTATTTGAGCTTTATGATTTTTCTTTTATTAAAAAGCTTTTTAAACGCGCTTATGCGTTTAAATTTCGTTTTCCTACCTTTCTAGGTGCATTTAAATACTATACCAGCTATACGCTAAAGACTTTTGATGGGAAGCGTTATCTTGAACGTTATGAAGATCGTATCTGTCTGGTGGCCTTATATTTAGCACAAGGAAATAAAGCTCTTGCTGAAAGTTTTGTGGATGAGATTATTACGGGGCGTTTTCAACCAGCAACGCCAACATTTTTAAATGCTGGAAAAAAACAACGTGGTGAATTGGTTTCGTGTTTTTTGCTCCGTGTTGAAGATAATATGGAATCGATAGGTCGTGCGGTTAATTCGGCTTTGCAGCTTTCAAAACGCGGTGGAGGTGTGGCACTTTGTTTAACAAATTTGCGGGAGGCTGGAGCGCCAATTAAGCAAATAGAAAATCAATCATCTGGTGTTTTACCGGTGATGAAACTTTTGGAAGATTCTTTTTCTTATGCCAATCAGCTTGGGGCACGACAGGGAGCTGGAGCTGTTTATTTGCATGCACATCATTTAGATATTATGAAATTTTTGGATACAAAACGTGAAAATGCTGATGAAAAAGTCAGAATAAAAACGCTTTCGCTTGGGGTGGTTATTCCTGATATTACTTTTGAGCTTGCTCGAAATAATGAGGATATGTATCTCTTCTCATCTTATGATATTGAGCGTGTGACAGGCAAACCCTTTAGCGATATTTCTTTAACGGAGCATTATCGCTCTTTTGTTGATAATGCAAAGATTCGTAAGAAGAAAATAAGTGCACGCGTTTTTTTTCAGACATTAGCGGAAATTCAATTTGAGTCTGGTTATCCTTATATTTTATTTGAGGACACTGCTAATCGATCGAATCCGATTGCTGGACGCATAAGTATGAGCAATTTATGTTCAGAAATTTTGCAGGTGAGTGAGGCGAGTGAACTGGAGACAGATTTAACCTATCGCACGATTGGAAGTGATATATCCTGTAATCTTGGATCGATGAATATTGCCAAAGCTATGGAAAGTCCTGATTTCGGACAGACGGTGGAATCTGCTATTCGCGCCCTTACTGCGGTTTCGGATATGAGTAATATTGCGTGCGTGCCGTCCATTGCGAAAGGCAATGCTGAAAGTCATGCGATTGGTTTGGGACAGATGAATTTGCATGGGTTTCTAGCGCGTGAGCAGATCTATTATGGGTCTCCAGAAGCGATTGATTTTACTAATATCTATTTTTATATTGTGACATATCACGCCATACGGGTTTCCAATTTAATTGCGCGCGAACGTCAAGAGATGTTTGCAGGATTTGAGAAATCAGCTTATGCCGATGGACATTTTTTCGAAAAATATATTGAAAAAGAATGGAAACCGCAGTTTGCGCTTGTACAAGAGCTTTTTGCACGAAATAATATTGTTATCCCAGATCAAAAGGATTGGCAGGAACTCAAGAAACGCGTTATTAAGTATGGGCTTTATAACCGCAATTTGCAGGCAGTGCCTCCTACGGGATCTATTTCCTACATTAATCATGCCACTTCTTCTATTCATCCAATTGCTTCAAAAATTGAAATTCGCAAAGAGGGGAAAATTGGGCGCGTTTATTATCCCGCACCTTATATGGATAATACGAATTTGAATTTTTACCAAGATGCTTATGAGATTGGTCCTGAAAAAATTATAGATACCTATGCTGCTGCAACACAGCATGTTGATCAAGGTCTTTCGTTAACATTATTTTTTCCGGATACCGCTACCACACGTGATATTAACCGCGCACAAATTTATGCCTGGAAAAAGGGGATAAAGAGTATTTACTATGTGCGGCTGCGACAAGTCGCATTGAGTGGAACAGAAGTTGATGGCTGTGTTTCGTGCAGTTTATAG
- the nrdF gene encoding class 1b ribonucleoside-diphosphate reductase subunit beta — MTKITTKNPIVSAVNWNRLHDEKDLEVWNRLTGNFWLPEKVPLSNDIPSWSSLTEEERKLTIRVFTGLTLLDTIQNTVGAISLLADAITEHEEAVLTNIAFMEAVHARSYSSIFSTLCSTVEVDDAFRWSEENSHLQKKARLVLERYEANDPLKKKIASTLLESFLFYSGFYLPMYWASRAKLTNTADLIRLIIRDEAVHGYYIGYKFQLGYAKLEEAKRKEVKDFAFNLLFDLYNIECKYTEDLYDSLGLTEDVKIFLHYNANKALMNLGFEALFPPEVCRVNPAILAALSPNSDENHDFFSGAGSSYVIGKAVATTDDDWEF, encoded by the coding sequence ATGACAAAGATTACAACCAAAAATCCTATTGTGTCTGCTGTTAATTGGAATAGATTACACGATGAGAAAGATCTTGAAGTATGGAACCGCTTAACTGGAAATTTTTGGTTGCCTGAGAAGGTTCCACTTTCCAATGATATTCCCTCATGGTCAAGTTTGACGGAAGAAGAACGTAAATTGACGATTCGTGTTTTTACGGGATTAACGCTTCTAGACACAATTCAAAATACGGTAGGAGCTATTTCATTGCTTGCTGATGCGATAACAGAGCATGAAGAGGCTGTTTTAACGAATATTGCGTTTATGGAAGCGGTTCATGCACGTTCTTATTCCTCTATTTTTTCAACTCTTTGCTCGACGGTAGAAGTTGATGATGCATTTAGATGGTCAGAAGAAAATAGTCATTTACAGAAAAAGGCTCGATTAGTCCTTGAGCGTTATGAAGCAAATGATCCACTAAAGAAGAAAATTGCCTCGACTTTGCTAGAAAGCTTTTTATTTTATTCTGGTTTTTATTTGCCCATGTATTGGGCCAGTCGCGCTAAGTTGACCAATACAGCAGACCTCATTCGATTAATCATTCGTGATGAAGCAGTCCATGGTTATTATATAGGGTATAAATTCCAATTGGGCTATGCAAAGCTTGAGGAAGCCAAAAGAAAAGAAGTTAAAGATTTTGCTTTTAACTTGCTCTTTGACCTTTATAACATCGAGTGCAAATATACTGAAGATCTTTATGATTCCCTTGGATTGACGGAAGATGTGAAAATTTTTCTTCATTATAATGCCAACAAGGCTTTAATGAATTTGGGTTTTGAAGCTCTTTTCCCCCCTGAGGTTTGTCGTGTTAACCCTGCGATTTTGGCAGCTTTATCGCCAAACTCTGATGAGAATCATGACTTTTTTTCAGGAGCTGGTTCTTCTTATGTCATTGGTAAGGCAGTTGCTACCACGGATGATGATTGGGAATTTTAA
- the prmC gene encoding peptide chain release factor N(5)-glutamine methyltransferase → MSKYSFKNVIQQTQEKLRTKGISEADLDAKVLVEWITGINAATRISKPDMHLSSEHIRQIEQAIKRRIAGEPVYRIIGAREFYGISFALSQETLEPRPDTETLIDLVLPFLKKQVKNSKRITFLDMGTGSGAIAIAILKQIPQSYAVAVDISEDALKTATKNAKNADVIHRFTPLLSDWFDSVTDRFDFIVSNPPYIPEKDINKLAKEVRLHDPLRALNGGKDGLDFYRKLAHEAANYLKENGTIAVEIGYSQEKEVYDLFEKNGFQCLEMRKDLNGVLRALLFACKP, encoded by the coding sequence TTGAGCAAATATTCTTTCAAAAATGTCATCCAACAAACGCAAGAAAAATTGCGCACGAAAGGAATTTCTGAAGCCGATCTCGATGCGAAAGTACTCGTTGAATGGATAACAGGAATCAATGCTGCGACAAGAATTTCTAAACCAGATATGCATTTATCTTCTGAGCATATTAGACAAATAGAACAAGCTATAAAACGCCGTATTGCGGGAGAGCCCGTCTACCGTATTATAGGAGCACGAGAATTTTATGGTATATCTTTCGCGTTGTCTCAAGAAACGTTAGAGCCCCGTCCGGATACAGAAACACTCATCGATCTTGTTCTCCCTTTCCTAAAAAAACAGGTTAAAAATTCAAAAAGAATAACATTCCTTGATATGGGAACAGGAAGTGGTGCCATTGCCATTGCTATCCTTAAACAAATTCCCCAATCCTATGCAGTGGCGGTCGATATTTCTGAAGATGCCCTTAAAACGGCTACAAAAAATGCAAAAAATGCTGATGTCATACATCGCTTCACACCTCTTCTTAGCGATTGGTTTGATTCTGTTACAGATCGCTTTGATTTTATCGTTTCCAACCCACCCTATATTCCCGAAAAAGATATCAATAAACTTGCAAAAGAAGTGCGCTTACATGACCCATTGCGCGCTCTTAACGGGGGAAAAGATGGGCTTGATTTTTATCGAAAGCTCGCCCATGAAGCCGCCAACTACTTAAAAGAAAACGGCACTATCGCTGTTGAAATCGGCTATTCTCAAGAAAAAGAAGTCTACGATTTGTTTGAAAAAAATGGCTTTCAATGTTTAGAAATGCGCAAAGATCTCAATGGGGTACTCCGCGCACTTCTATTTGCGTGCAAGCCTTAA
- the prfA gene encoding peptide chain release factor 1, whose translation MVSLPQDRIKQLEKRFEIIESQMTTNPNAETYVKLASEYAELQPVIASIRALNALYAEITELETIINDKQTDIEMRHLAQEELPSLYKKVEQLEKELQILLLPKDVADEKSAIVEIRAGTGGSEAALFSGDLFRMYERYAHAHHWKVEIISLSEGEVGGYKEIIATISGKGVFSKLKYESGVHRVQRIPETETGGRIHTSAATVAVLPEAEEIDIHIRPEDIRIDTMRASGAGGQHVNTTDSAVRITHIPTGIMVVQAEKSQHQNRARALQILRARLFDIERQKVESERSASRKSQVGSGDRSERIRTYNFPQGRVTDHRINLTLYKLDRILEGDLDEIIHALISDYQTALLMEMDNN comes from the coding sequence ATGGTTTCTTTGCCACAAGATCGCATAAAACAGCTTGAAAAGCGCTTTGAAATAATTGAAAGCCAAATGACGACCAATCCAAATGCTGAAACATATGTCAAATTAGCTTCTGAATATGCAGAACTACAACCCGTTATTGCTTCTATACGCGCATTAAATGCTCTTTACGCAGAGATTACAGAATTAGAAACAATTATCAACGATAAACAAACAGATATAGAGATGCGTCATCTTGCCCAAGAAGAACTCCCATCGTTATATAAAAAAGTAGAGCAACTTGAAAAAGAACTCCAAATTCTGCTTTTGCCTAAAGATGTAGCAGATGAAAAAAGCGCTATTGTTGAAATTCGAGCAGGAACGGGTGGATCAGAAGCTGCACTTTTTTCCGGTGATCTTTTCCGCATGTATGAACGTTATGCCCATGCTCACCATTGGAAAGTAGAGATTATTTCACTCAGTGAGGGGGAAGTTGGTGGATATAAAGAGATTATTGCGACCATCTCAGGCAAAGGTGTCTTTTCTAAATTGAAATATGAATCAGGTGTCCATCGTGTGCAACGCATCCCTGAAACAGAAACCGGAGGACGTATCCATACATCAGCTGCTACTGTTGCAGTGCTTCCAGAAGCTGAAGAAATTGATATTCATATTCGTCCTGAAGATATTCGTATTGATACAATGCGTGCATCTGGAGCAGGAGGACAGCATGTCAATACAACGGATTCAGCTGTTCGTATCACCCATATTCCAACAGGAATTATGGTGGTACAGGCAGAAAAATCACAACACCAAAACCGTGCACGAGCTCTTCAAATTTTAAGGGCACGCTTATTCGATATCGAACGACAAAAGGTAGAAAGTGAACGTTCAGCTTCTCGTAAAAGCCAAGTTGGCTCTGGTGATCGTTCAGAACGTATTCGTACCTATAATTTTCCACAAGGGCGCGTCACCGATCACCGTATTAATCTGACCCTGTACAAGCTTGATCGCATTTTGGAAGGAGATCTTGATGAGATTATTCATGCACTCATCTCAGATTATCAAACAGCACTTCTCATGGAAATGGATAATAATTGA
- a CDS encoding Fur family transcriptional regulator has protein sequence MNVALAVQRRNTNTVMEPLFEKQTMKMNKKRNYEQELRAAGLRVTRQRRVILDILADTNDHPNAFEIFQRANKIDSSISLSTVYRTMKKLEVNGTIHRHTFSGGPSRFEQADGQHHDHLIDIETGQVIEFHSDVIEKLQEEIAKSLGYDIIHHRLELYGKKNS, from the coding sequence ATGAACGTTGCCCTTGCGGTTCAGAGAAGAAATACAAACACTGTCATGGAGCCTTTGTTTGAAAAGCAAACAATGAAGATGAATAAAAAACGAAACTATGAGCAAGAATTGCGCGCGGCTGGTTTAAGAGTAACGCGCCAACGGCGTGTTATTCTTGATATTTTGGCTGATACAAATGATCATCCCAATGCATTTGAAATTTTTCAGCGTGCAAACAAAATAGATTCGAGTATTTCGCTCTCAACGGTTTATCGAACCATGAAAAAATTGGAAGTCAATGGGACAATTCACCGTCATACCTTTAGTGGTGGTCCATCTCGTTTTGAGCAAGCAGATGGGCAACATCATGATCATCTCATTGATATAGAAACAGGACAAGTTATCGAGTTTCATTCGGATGTTATTGAAAAATTGCAAGAGGAAATTGCAAAATCCCTTGGCTATGATATTATTCATCATCGTCTTGAACTTTACGGAAAAAAAAACTCTTAA